A genome region from Sphingobium sp. CR2-8 includes the following:
- a CDS encoding prephenate dehydratase, translating to MDHYPAPARAIVADLAAKAALDPTRAVAYQGAPGANSHLAALGYAPDCVPLPCFAFEDAIDAVRHGQAARAIIPIENSLHGRVADMHFLLPESGLAVIDEYFLRIRHCLMAPDNSPVKSAISHPQALGQCRHYLRERGIQPVAYADTAGAAALVAETRLPGEGAIAPYLAAELYGLRLIAENIEDSDDNMTRFLVLAREPKMPAADIGKVMTTFLFEVKNVPAALYKAMGGFATNGVNMTKLESYQRGASFAATEFFCDIEGMPGDPAVDRALAELEFHTKWVRQLGSYRQARPRT from the coding sequence ATGGACCATTATCCCGCCCCCGCCCGCGCGATCGTTGCGGACCTCGCCGCCAAGGCTGCGCTCGATCCGACGCGCGCCGTCGCCTATCAGGGCGCGCCCGGCGCCAACTCGCATCTGGCCGCGCTGGGCTATGCGCCCGATTGCGTGCCGCTGCCCTGTTTCGCGTTCGAGGATGCGATCGACGCGGTGCGCCATGGTCAGGCAGCGCGGGCGATCATCCCCATTGAAAACAGCCTGCACGGGCGCGTGGCGGACATGCATTTCCTGCTGCCCGAATCGGGGCTGGCGGTGATCGACGAATATTTCCTGCGCATCCGCCACTGCCTGATGGCCCCCGACAACAGTCCGGTGAAGAGCGCGATCAGCCATCCCCAGGCGCTGGGGCAATGCCGCCATTATCTGCGTGAGCGCGGCATCCAGCCGGTCGCCTATGCCGATACGGCGGGCGCGGCGGCGCTGGTGGCGGAAACGCGCTTGCCCGGCGAAGGCGCGATCGCGCCCTATCTGGCGGCGGAACTCTACGGCCTGCGCCTGATCGCCGAGAATATCGAAGATAGCGACGACAATATGACCCGCTTTCTGGTGCTGGCGCGCGAGCCGAAGATGCCCGCCGCCGACATCGGCAAGGTGATGACGACATTTCTGTTCGAGGTGAAGAATGTGCCCGCTGCGCTCTACAAGGCGATGGGCGGCTTTGCGACCAACGGGGTCAATATGACCAAGCTGGAAAGCTACCAGCGTGGCGCGAGCTTCGCTGCGACCGAGTTTTTCTGCGACATCGAAGGCATGCCGGGCGATCCGGCGGTCGACCGGGCGCTGGCGGAGCTGGAGTTCCACACGAAGTGGGTGCGGCAGCTGGGCAGCTATCGTCAGGCGCGGCCCCGGACTTAA
- a CDS encoding c-type cytochrome, whose protein sequence is MGDRFNTVAGWALFAGIIALGGGIVSSKYFHDERPEKMGYAIEGVEAEGEGGGDSGPGLNTLLASADVAAGEKVFAKCAACHTVNQGGANGIGPNLYATVGEGIGQGKGGFAFSDALKSKGGEWTFDNLDHWLKSPREFAPGTKMTFAGLGNPVDRANLIAWLNTQGSNLPLPAADAAPAAAEGANAAEAGNAANATEAPAANAANASE, encoded by the coding sequence ATGGGCGATCGTTTCAATACCGTGGCTGGCTGGGCTTTGTTTGCAGGGATTATCGCGCTTGGCGGCGGGATCGTCAGTTCCAAATATTTTCATGACGAACGGCCTGAAAAGATGGGCTATGCGATCGAAGGCGTCGAAGCGGAAGGCGAAGGCGGCGGCGACAGCGGTCCCGGCCTCAACACCCTGCTCGCCAGCGCCGACGTCGCAGCCGGTGAGAAGGTGTTCGCAAAATGCGCCGCCTGCCACACCGTCAATCAGGGCGGCGCCAATGGCATCGGTCCCAATCTCTACGCCACGGTCGGCGAAGGCATCGGCCAGGGCAAGGGCGGCTTCGCTTTCTCCGACGCGCTCAAGAGCAAGGGCGGAGAGTGGACTTTCGACAATCTCGATCACTGGCTGAAAAGCCCGCGTGAATTCGCCCCCGGCACCAAGATGACCTTCGCGGGCCTTGGCAATCCGGTCGACCGCGCGAACCTGATCGCCTGGCTCAACACCCAGGGGTCCAACCTTCCCCTCCCCGCCGCCGACGCCGCGCCCGCCGCTGCGGAAGGCGCAAACGCCGCCGAAGCGGGCAACGCCGCCAATGCGACGGAAGCCCCCGCAGCGAACGCGGCCAACGCCAGCGAATAA
- a CDS encoding hemolysin family protein — MATIPPLNPTPFPWADLVIILALVALNGVFAMSELAIVSARKPRLQAMEKAGRKGAKAALALAADPGRFLSTVQIGITLIGIGTGAYSGASLGGPVGERMQALGLAPNLAQNAGFALVIGLTTYASLIVGELVPKQFALRAPEPIAVLVAVPMQWLAKLTAPIVWILDGSSSLIFKLLGLARESEHHVTAEELHLIVAEASKSGIIEESERAIISGVVRLADRPVREVMTQRMDVDWIDIAADDATIRSRLLETPHTRLPVGRGSVEDIIGIVQARDIMTALFRGEALNVGALMRRAEVLPDQVDAMDALEVLRRSDVPMVMVHDEYGHFEGIVTPADLLSAIAGHFASDRDAYDEPDVVEREDGSLLVSGQMPIDQLADRIGIDLSEDRDYATVAGHALWLLKRLPEVGDYIDDQGWRFEIVDMDGRKIDKLLVAER, encoded by the coding sequence ATGGCCACGATCCCTCCCCTTAATCCGACGCCCTTCCCCTGGGCAGACCTTGTCATCATCCTGGCGCTCGTTGCGCTGAATGGTGTCTTCGCCATGTCCGAACTAGCGATCGTGTCCGCGCGCAAGCCACGCTTGCAGGCGATGGAGAAGGCGGGGCGCAAGGGGGCGAAGGCCGCGCTGGCGCTGGCGGCCGACCCCGGTCGGTTCCTGTCCACAGTCCAGATCGGCATCACCCTGATCGGCATCGGCACCGGCGCCTATTCGGGCGCAAGCCTGGGCGGGCCGGTCGGCGAGCGGATGCAGGCGCTGGGGCTGGCCCCCAATCTGGCGCAGAATGCCGGGTTCGCCCTGGTGATCGGCCTGACCACCTATGCCTCACTGATCGTGGGCGAGCTGGTGCCCAAGCAGTTCGCACTGCGCGCGCCCGAGCCGATCGCCGTGCTGGTCGCCGTGCCGATGCAATGGCTGGCGAAGCTGACCGCGCCGATCGTGTGGATATTGGATGGGTCGAGCAGCCTGATCTTCAAGCTGCTGGGGCTGGCGCGCGAATCGGAACATCATGTCACCGCCGAGGAACTGCACCTGATCGTCGCGGAGGCGAGCAAGTCCGGCATCATCGAGGAAAGCGAGCGCGCGATCATCTCGGGCGTCGTACGGCTGGCCGACCGGCCGGTGCGCGAGGTGATGACGCAGCGGATGGACGTCGACTGGATCGACATCGCCGCCGACGATGCGACCATTCGCAGCCGCCTGCTGGAAACGCCGCACACCCGCCTGCCGGTCGGGCGCGGTTCGGTGGAGGACATCATCGGCATCGTGCAGGCGCGCGACATCATGACCGCGCTGTTCCGGGGCGAGGCGCTGAACGTCGGCGCGCTGATGCGCCGGGCGGAGGTGCTGCCCGATCAGGTCGATGCGATGGACGCGCTGGAAGTGCTGCGCCGGTCCGACGTGCCGATGGTGATGGTGCATGACGAATATGGGCATTTCGAAGGGATCGTGACCCCGGCGGACCTGCTGTCGGCGATCGCCGGCCATTTCGCGTCCGACCGCGACGCCTATGACGAACCGGACGTGGTGGAGCGGGAGGACGGCAGCCTGCTGGTGTCGGGGCAGATGCCGATCGACCAGCTGGCCGACCGGATCGGCATCGACCTGTCCGAGGACCGCGACTATGCGACCGTGGCGGGCCATGCGCTGTGGCTGCTCAAGCGCTTGCCCGAAGTCGGGGATTATATCGATGACCAGGGATGGCGATTTGAGATCGTGGACATGGACGGGCGCAAGATCGACAAGTTGCTGGTGGCGGAGAGGTGA
- a CDS encoding OmpA family protein, protein MRISHRIIGAAGLAAMLTTTACTTDPETGQRSISKAAIGGIGGALGGYLLGDLVGGRNDRTEKILGAGIGAVAGAGVGAYMDAQERKLREDTAGSGVDVIRDGDNLLLRMPSGITFAFNKSDVQPQFQPTLNDVASVLSQYPKTYIDVYGHTDSDGADAYNQTLSERRAQAVSSYLVSRGVQSARIGTRGFGETQPIASNATEEGKAANRRVEIKIAPVTENDVRG, encoded by the coding sequence ATGAGGATTTCGCACCGCATCATCGGCGCCGCCGGGCTGGCCGCCATGCTGACCACCACCGCCTGCACGACCGACCCCGAAACCGGTCAGCGCAGCATTTCCAAGGCCGCGATCGGCGGCATCGGCGGTGCGCTGGGCGGCTACCTGCTGGGTGACCTGGTCGGCGGGCGCAACGACCGCACCGAAAAGATCCTGGGCGCTGGCATCGGCGCGGTCGCTGGCGCGGGCGTCGGGGCCTATATGGACGCGCAGGAACGCAAGTTGCGCGAAGACACCGCCGGCAGCGGTGTCGACGTGATTCGCGATGGTGACAATCTGCTGCTGCGCATGCCGTCCGGCATCACCTTCGCCTTCAACAAATCGGACGTGCAGCCGCAATTCCAGCCCACGCTGAACGACGTCGCGTCGGTTCTGTCGCAATATCCCAAAACCTATATCGACGTGTATGGCCATACCGACAGCGACGGCGCGGACGCCTACAACCAGACGCTGTCCGAACGGCGCGCGCAGGCGGTGTCCAGCTATCTGGTCAGCCGTGGCGTCCAATCGGCCCGCATCGGCACGCGCGGCTTCGGCGAGACCCAGCCGATCGCGTCGAACGCGACCGAAGAGGGCAAGGCCGCCAACCGCCGCGTCGAAATCAAGATCGCGCCGGTCACCGAAAACGACGTACGGGGCTGA
- a CDS encoding MarC family protein — MIELFISAFITLFVVIDPPGCAPIYASLTTDANAVQRRAMAIRAVGIAAAILFVFALWGKQLLGTLGIALDSFRIAGGIMLFLIAMDMVFEKRTERREDRAQKIAETPEVEDVSVFPMAMPMIAGPGSIATVMLLMSRADGMAERMVVLGAVLVTLLLMLGSLLAAGPLMALLGRKIEAVITRLLGVLLAALAAQFVIDGLKASF, encoded by the coding sequence ATGATCGAACTGTTCATTTCCGCGTTCATCACCCTGTTCGTGGTGATCGATCCGCCCGGCTGCGCGCCGATCTATGCCAGCCTGACGACAGACGCGAACGCGGTGCAGCGCCGGGCGATGGCGATCCGTGCGGTGGGGATTGCGGCGGCGATCCTTTTCGTCTTCGCGCTGTGGGGCAAGCAACTGCTGGGTACATTGGGCATCGCGCTCGACAGCTTTCGCATCGCGGGCGGGATCATGCTGTTCCTGATCGCGATGGACATGGTGTTCGAGAAGCGCACCGAACGGCGCGAGGACAGGGCGCAGAAGATCGCGGAAACGCCGGAGGTGGAGGACGTGTCCGTCTTTCCCATGGCGATGCCGATGATCGCCGGGCCGGGATCGATCGCGACCGTCATGCTGCTGATGTCGCGCGCCGACGGGATGGCGGAGCGGATGGTGGTGCTCGGCGCGGTGCTGGTGACGCTGCTGCTGATGCTGGGATCTTTGCTGGCGGCCGGGCCGCTGATGGCGCTGCTGGGGCGCAAGATCGAGGCGGTGATCACCCGGCTGCTGGGCGTGCTGCTCGCCGCGCTGGCGGCGCAGTTCGTGATCGACGGGTTGAAGGCGAGTTTTTAA
- a CDS encoding YybH family protein has product MGARLALLILGAVAVVAAKPPPRFQPDPSSVIAAEIAFNRLAQEKGQWTAFAETAADDAVMFVPQKVMAKDWLKKQANPAASINWAPSIVYVSCDGNLAASTGNWKRPNGSAGYFTTLWRRDKKGRWQWILDHGDTLSTARATPEFMSGKVATCKRGARGDALPPPPGKKGDVPPMPTDESLLWNADVATDGSRRVTVRMWTGAAYETVIDDQVKAGS; this is encoded by the coding sequence GTGGGGGCGCGGCTGGCACTGCTGATCCTTGGCGCGGTGGCGGTCGTCGCGGCCAAGCCGCCGCCGCGCTTCCAGCCCGATCCCAGCAGCGTGATCGCGGCGGAAATCGCGTTCAACCGGCTGGCGCAGGAAAAGGGGCAATGGACCGCCTTTGCCGAGACGGCGGCCGACGATGCGGTGATGTTCGTGCCGCAGAAGGTAATGGCGAAGGACTGGTTGAAGAAACAGGCCAATCCGGCGGCGTCGATCAACTGGGCGCCGTCGATCGTCTATGTGTCGTGCGACGGCAATCTGGCGGCCAGCACCGGCAACTGGAAACGGCCGAACGGTTCGGCGGGATATTTCACCACCCTCTGGCGGCGCGACAAGAAGGGCCGGTGGCAGTGGATATTGGACCATGGCGATACGCTCAGCACCGCGCGCGCGACACCGGAATTCATGAGCGGCAAGGTCGCGACCTGCAAGCGCGGGGCGCGGGGCGATGCGCTGCCGCCGCCGCCCGGCAAGAAGGGGGATGTACCGCCGATGCCGACGGATGAGAGCCTGCTGTGGAACGCCGATGTCGCGACAGATGGCAGCCGCCGCGTGACGGTGCGGATGTGGACCGGCGCGGCCTATGAGACGGTGATCGACGATCAGGTGAAGGCAGGGTCATGA
- the folD gene encoding bifunctional methylenetetrahydrofolate dehydrogenase/methenyltetrahydrofolate cyclohydrolase FolD: protein MTIGKIIDGKAFAATLRETVAQGVAAFVEQAGRKPGLAVVLVGEDPASSVYVRSKGKMTVAAGMESFEFKRPDSIGEEDLLDLIEELNQDERVDGILVQLPLPKHIDEAAVIGAIDPAKDVDGFHVVNSGKLATGQDALVPCTPLGCIMLLKDELGDLSGLEAVVVGRSNIVGKPMAALLLAESATVTIAHSRTRDLASVVHRADIVVAAVGRAEMVKGEWIKPGATVIDVGINRVADTEDGKSRIVGDVATAEALAHVRAITPVPGGVGPMTIAVLLRNTLVAAHARAGLPKPAGL, encoded by the coding sequence ATGACCATCGGCAAGATCATCGACGGCAAGGCGTTCGCCGCCACTTTGCGCGAGACGGTGGCGCAGGGCGTCGCCGCGTTCGTCGAGCAGGCGGGGCGTAAGCCGGGTCTGGCCGTGGTGCTGGTGGGCGAAGATCCGGCGAGCAGCGTCTATGTGCGGTCCAAGGGCAAGATGACGGTGGCGGCCGGCATGGAAAGCTTCGAATTCAAGCGGCCCGACAGTATCGGCGAGGAAGATCTGCTCGACCTGATCGAGGAACTGAACCAGGACGAGCGTGTCGATGGCATATTGGTGCAGTTGCCGTTGCCCAAACATATCGACGAAGCCGCCGTGATCGGCGCGATCGACCCGGCCAAGGATGTCGACGGGTTCCATGTCGTCAATTCGGGCAAGCTGGCGACGGGGCAGGACGCGCTGGTGCCCTGCACCCCGCTGGGTTGTATCATGTTGCTGAAGGACGAGCTGGGCGACCTGTCGGGGCTGGAAGCGGTGGTCGTGGGCCGGTCCAACATCGTGGGCAAGCCGATGGCGGCGTTGCTGCTGGCCGAAAGCGCGACCGTGACGATCGCGCACAGCCGCACCCGCGACCTAGCCAGTGTCGTGCATCGCGCCGACATCGTCGTCGCGGCCGTGGGCCGGGCGGAGATGGTGAAGGGCGAATGGATCAAACCTGGCGCGACCGTGATCGACGTGGGCATCAACCGCGTCGCCGATACCGAAGATGGCAAGAGCCGGATCGTGGGCGACGTCGCCACGGCCGAGGCGCTGGCCCATGTCCGCGCGATCACGCCGGTGCCGGGCGGGGTCGGGCCGATGACGATCGCGGTGCTGTTGCGCAACACGCTGGTCGCGGCGCATGCGCGCGCTGGCCTGCCCAAGCCTGCGGGACTGTAG
- a CDS encoding DUF167 domain-containing protein gives MNPVWSQAGDDLLLAIRLTPGSAKDDIGGRWIDAQGAGWLCARVRAVPEKGRANGALIALLAKRLDWPKTTILLESGDTNRLKRLRIVGGGQACARLAPLIETWVEQT, from the coding sequence CTGAACCCTGTCTGGAGCCAGGCAGGCGATGATCTGTTGCTCGCGATCCGGCTGACGCCAGGATCGGCGAAGGACGATATCGGCGGCCGGTGGATCGATGCGCAGGGCGCGGGCTGGCTATGCGCCCGCGTTCGCGCCGTGCCGGAAAAGGGCAGGGCCAATGGTGCCCTGATCGCGCTGCTGGCGAAACGGCTTGATTGGCCCAAAACCACGATTTTGCTGGAATCGGGCGACACCAACCGGCTAAAGCGGCTGCGCATAGTGGGCGGCGGGCAGGCGTGTGCCCGGCTCGCGCCGCTTATCGAAACATGGGTAGAACAGACATGA
- a CDS encoding YggT family protein, with protein MLEFLNALNGIVYIVLEAIWWIIIVQAVLSWLIAFNVINTSNEYVRNGLYALDRMTEPLYRPVRKFMPDLGALDLSPMVVLLAVIILQGPVRENLFAALMRAAA; from the coding sequence TTGTTGGAATTTCTGAACGCCCTGAACGGCATCGTCTATATCGTGCTGGAAGCGATATGGTGGATCATCATCGTACAGGCGGTGCTGAGCTGGCTGATCGCGTTCAACGTCATCAACACGTCCAACGAATATGTCCGCAACGGCCTCTATGCTCTCGATCGGATGACCGAGCCGCTCTATCGCCCGGTGCGCAAGTTCATGCCCGATCTGGGCGCGCTGGACCTGTCGCCGATGGTCGTGCTGCTGGCGGTCATCATCCTGCAGGGACCGGTGCGCGAGAATCTGTTCGCGGCGCTGATGCGGGCGGCGGCCTGA
- a CDS encoding DUF1993 domain-containing protein, translating to MSLTQLLVPTFTQMLRTLSALLDKAQAQLPDPQALLSARLAEDMFPLATQIRFACVQAQEAVSRLRGEAFPASRDRLLEEGRNAGERPGSLEDAKTRIAETLALLDALTPDALDVAGDAPIAHELPNGIIFDLSANQYARDWALPQFYFHLMTAYAILRAQGVALGKADYVSHMFAYLRPGTLPAA from the coding sequence ATGTCGCTGACTCAGCTTCTCGTCCCGACATTCACGCAGATGCTGCGAACGCTGTCCGCGCTGCTGGACAAGGCACAGGCGCAGTTGCCCGATCCGCAGGCGCTGCTGTCGGCGCGGCTGGCGGAGGATATGTTTCCGCTGGCGACGCAAATCCGCTTCGCCTGCGTGCAGGCGCAGGAGGCAGTGTCCCGCCTGCGTGGCGAAGCTTTCCCGGCATCGCGCGACAGGCTGCTGGAGGAAGGGCGCAATGCGGGCGAGCGGCCCGGATCGCTGGAGGATGCCAAGACCCGGATCGCGGAAACGCTGGCGTTGCTCGATGCTCTAACGCCCGATGCGCTGGACGTGGCGGGGGATGCGCCGATTGCGCATGAACTACCCAACGGCATCATATTCGACTTGAGCGCAAACCAATATGCGCGGGACTGGGCGTTGCCGCAATTCTATTTTCACCTGATGACGGCCTATGCGATCTTGCGGGCGCAGGGTGTGGCATTGGGCAAGGCCGATTATGTGTCGCACATGTTCGCCTATCTTCGGCCCGGCACGTTGCCAGCAGCCTGA
- the argB gene encoding acetylglutamate kinase, whose product MRPRMNSKHAPDPALLAKAETLVEALPYMQRYAGKTFVVKYGGHAMGDPEAARDFAEDVVLMKAVGINVVVVHGGGPQIGAMLKKLGVESQFVGGLRVTDAETAKIAEMVLAGSINKEIVGWIAGAGGRAVGISGKDGGLVLCEKVGGRREADPNSGIERNVDLGFVGDPVSVDRRILDTLAQAGIIPVVAPVGIGTDGHTYNVNADTMAGAIAAELKASRFFLLTDVAGVLDKQGQLLTDLNPAAIAILQEDGTISGGMIPKLETCVRAVESGVDAAVILDGRVPHAMLLEIFTDRGAGTLVRA is encoded by the coding sequence CCGCGCTCCTGGCGAAGGCCGAAACCCTTGTCGAGGCGCTGCCCTATATGCAGCGCTATGCGGGCAAGACCTTCGTCGTCAAATATGGCGGCCACGCGATGGGCGATCCCGAAGCCGCGCGCGATTTCGCCGAGGATGTGGTGCTGATGAAGGCGGTCGGCATCAATGTCGTCGTCGTCCATGGCGGTGGGCCGCAGATCGGCGCGATGCTCAAGAAACTGGGCGTCGAGTCGCAATTCGTCGGCGGCCTGCGCGTGACCGACGCGGAGACCGCCAAGATCGCCGAAATGGTGCTGGCCGGATCGATCAACAAGGAAATCGTCGGCTGGATCGCGGGCGCGGGCGGCCGGGCGGTCGGCATTTCGGGCAAGGACGGTGGCCTGGTCCTGTGCGAGAAGGTCGGCGGTCGTCGCGAGGCGGACCCCAATTCCGGGATCGAACGCAATGTCGACCTGGGCTTCGTCGGCGATCCGGTGTCGGTCGATCGGCGCATTCTGGACACGCTGGCGCAGGCGGGGATCATTCCGGTGGTCGCGCCCGTCGGCATCGGCACCGACGGCCATACCTATAATGTCAACGCCGACACGATGGCGGGCGCGATCGCGGCGGAATTGAAGGCGTCGCGCTTCTTCCTGCTGACCGATGTCGCGGGCGTGCTGGACAAGCAGGGACAGTTGCTGACCGACCTTAATCCGGCGGCGATCGCGATATTGCAGGAAGACGGCACGATCAGCGGGGGCATGATCCCCAAGCTGGAAACCTGCGTCCGTGCGGTCGAAAGCGGCGTCGATGCCGCCGTCATCCTGGACGGCCGGGTGCCCCATGCGATGCTGCTGGAAATCTTTACCGATCGCGGCGCGGGCACGCTGGTGCGGGCATGA